The following are encoded together in the Hemicordylus capensis ecotype Gifberg chromosome 4, rHemCap1.1.pri, whole genome shotgun sequence genome:
- the LOC128323586 gene encoding uncharacterized protein LOC128323586: MDPGRQQLSCLPISECKSEGAPESKLKWVDTVNILGIEYGIKEKAWGGNWTDWEEKVMLKITMWKKWSLAMYQKAVYIQTYLIPPVHNLAVVYPPPLDLLRRVESQIFRLVWHTASFPLARAVAFKEVEWRGLALPALQPYFVTEFMSYSFGNWIFVNVHDMSNLLQKTWVSLFALRWRKSAWGIAWWGKGSFNGNITQVLKREHPDYLRDLLFTLKKWKVELDLFKGSSSIKQLRKTIYGEILEVGFLKPDLERKRYKHRTSQYLLQPDHPIALFKEKKVPFHLWETRWRLYHQVLPLNAAKPWLPEDQQEYPKITCKQKASELGKTFRETHSHFLKECVVAKRVWQGVSKLLEWPDLEKQTWEELTSGLSDRNSFRGPRKKPSRKRDGTGAPIRGNWNVPLLVIRLVNLYVIYAMLLHRNREGRRDQEVHADETVNLFWKSLYGYVQKDKSISSKQKWDKLWKWTSDVTPRLPDVPCNSPTPVLQYYLHILHNLCVSKFLCVNLCRYIMYKQPLCI; encoded by the coding sequence atggaccccggacgccagcaactctcgtgcctacccatctctgaatgtaaaagcgaaggggccccagagtccaaactgaagtgggtagatacagtaaacattttggggattgaatatgggattaaggaaaaagcctgggggggaaattggacagattgggaagaaaaagtaatgcttaaaatcaccatgtggaaaaaatggagcctcgccatgtaccagaaagcggtttacatccagacttacctgatacccccggtgcataacctggcggtagtctatcctcccccgctcgatctccttcggagagttgaaagccagatcttccgtctagtatggcacacagcgtccttccctttggcccgtgcggtagcatttaaggaggttgagtggagaggcctagccctacctgccctgcaaccctattttgtaactgaattcatgtcctacagttttggaaactggattttcgtgaatgtccatgatatgtccaacctcctgcaaaaaacctgggtctcgcttttcgctctgcgttggcgcaagtcagcatggggcatagcatggtgggggaaaggatctttcaatggcaatatcacacaagtattaaaaagagaacacccggactacttgagagatttgttattcacacttaaaaaatggaaggttgaactggatctatttaaaggatcctcctcaattaagcagctaaggaaaacaatttatggagagattctagaagtgggtttcttaaaacctgatttagaacgtaaacgctacaaacaccgcacctcacagtacttgttgcaacctgatcaccccatcgctctctttaaagagaaaaaagtccctttccatttatgggaaacaaggtggcgcttataccatcaagtactaccacttaatgcggctaagccatggctcccagaggaccagcaagagtatcctaaaatcacctgcaaacagaaagctagtgagctaggcaaaacattcagggaaacccactcacatttcttaaaagagtgtgtggtagccaaaagagtgtggcagggagtaagcaagctgttagagtggcctgatttggaaaaacagacttgggaagaactaacatcgggtttgagcgatagaaactcctttcgaggtcccagaaagaaaccttcaaggaaacgggacggaacgggtgcccccatacgagggaattggaacgttccccttctcgtaatcaggttagtaaacttgtatgtcatttatgcaatgctcctgcataggaatagggagggaagacgcgaccaagaggttcacgcagatgagacagtaaatctattctggaaaagtttgtatggttatgtgcaaaaagacaagagtatctcttctaaacagaaatgggacaaattgtggaaatggacgtcggacgtaaccccccgattacctgatgtaccttgtaattcccccacccccgtgttacagtactacctgcatatacttcataacttgtgtgtttccaaattcttgtgtgtaaatctttgtagatatatcatgtacaaacaaccactttgtatataa
- the C4H1orf52 gene encoding UPF0690 protein C1orf52 homolog, translated as MQSGERGVLPSRKGAFPHAPQTRNLLLRVSWLPPAGVLVTPAPAMAAEGKDPLGFFAAYGSDNSSSAGSDSEGEEAPDLGRRPPSQTQRGSPEGKPPLPRPEELFRSVNRPAFLYNPLHKEIDWESRVLRAPEESGERERERGVLPSRKGAFPHAPRTRNLLLRVSWLPPAGVLVTPAPAMAAEGKDPLGFFAAYGSDNSSSAGSDSEGEEAPDLGQQPPSQPQRGSPEGKPPLPRPEELFRSVNRPAFLYNPLHKEIDWESRVLRAPEEPPKEFKSWNTNAVPPPETYSVKETKPPPPPELDMAIKWSNMYEDNGDDAPRHTNKVNFLPEEEQEHLELDDENDEPVSVKKRKLDPEEQTKKKKR; from the exons ATGCAGAGCGGAGAGCGAGGCGTTCTTCCCAGTCGTAAGGGGGCTTTTCCACACGCTCCACagactcggaaccttctgcttcgCGTGTCTTGGCTTCCGCCGGCGGGTGTCCTCGTCACACCAGCCCCCGCCATGGCAGCAGAGGGGAAGGACCCGCTGGGATTTTTCGCCGCTTACGGCAGCGATAACAGCTCCAGCGCCGGCTCAGACTCGGAAGGTGAGGAAGCTCCTGACTTAGGCCGGCGGCCGCCATCGCAGACGCAGAGGGGGAGTCCTGAGGGGAAGCCTCCGTTACCCAGGCCGGAGGAGCTTTTCCGTAGCGTGAACCGGCCGGCCTTCCTCTACAACCCCTTGCACAAGGAGATCGACTGGGAGAGCCGGGTCCTGCGGGCGCCTGAGGAG agcggagagcgagagcgagagcgaggcGTTCTTCCCAGTCGTAAGGGGGCTTTTCCACACGCTCCACggactcggaaccttctgcttcgCGTGTCTTGGCTTCCGCCGGCGGGTGTCCTCGTCACACCAGCCCCCGCCATGGCAGCAGAGGGGAAGGACCCGCTGGGATTTTTCGCCGCTTACGGCAGCGATAACAGCTCCAGCGCCGGCTCAGACTCGGAAGGTGAGGAAGCTCCTGACTTAGGCCAGCAGCCGCCATCGCAGCCGCAGAGGGGGAGTCCTGAGGGGAAGCCTCCGTTACCCAGGCCGGAGGAGCTTTTCCGTAGCGTGAACCGGCCGGCCTTCCTCTACAACCCCTTGCACAAGGAGATCGACTGGGAGAGCCGGGTCCTGCGGGCGCCTGAGGAG CCTCCTAAGGAATTCAAGTCATGGAATACAAATGCTGTACCACCCCCTGAGACTTACAGTGTTAAAGAAACCAAGCCTCCACCACCTCCTGAGCTTGATATGGCAATAAAATGGTCTAATATGTATGAGGATAATGGCGATGATGCTCCAAGGCATACAAACAAGGTCAACTTCTTGCCAGAAGAAGAGCAAGAACATTTAGAATTGG ATGATGAGAATGATGAACCAGTTTCAGTTAAGAAACGCAAGCTAGACCCCGAGGAGCAGACAAAGAAGAAAAAGCGATGA